In Achromobacter pestifer, the DNA window CTGGACAAGAAGGCAGGCTTCGATTGGCACCCCGGCATGCTGATCGAGGACTCCACCTTGCAGAACCCCTTCCTGGCGGATCTCGTGAGCCTGGCCGATCCGCGCAGCGAGTACAGCTACCTGAATTACTGCAAGCAGACCGGGCGCATCTATTCCTATTACATGCGCGAAAACCACTACCTGAACCGGGCCGAGTACAACCGCTATTGCAAATGGGTGGCGGCCCGCCTGCCGAACCTGCGCTTCAATCACGACGTGCAGAGCGTGCTGCACGATCCGGACAGCCGCGCCTACCTCGTGACCGGCCAGCATGCCGTCAGCGGCGAGCGCTTCATGGTCCGCTGCCGCAAGCTGGTGCTGGGACTCGGTACCCAACCCCAGCTGCCGGAATGTTGCGAGCCGCGCACCGCGCCTTATATCCACAGCGCGGACTACTTGCGCCACAAGCCCCAGTTGCAGCGCAGGCAGGGCATCACCATCGTCGGCAGCGGACAGAGCGCGGCCGAGGTCTTCCACGATCTGCTGCGCGACAGCGCCAAGCATGCCTACAGCCTGACCTGGATCACCCGGTCGCCCCGTTTCTTCCAGATGGAGAACACCAAGCTCACGCTGGAACTGATCTCTCCCGACTACACCGACTATTTCCACAACCTGCCCGAAGCCCGGCGGCGCGAGATGCTGCGCCAGCAAAGCAGCCTGTACAAGGGCATCAACGCCTCGCTGATCAATCAGATATATGACCTCCTGGACGAAAAGATCCGCGCGGGCGATCGCCGCTACACGCTGCTCACCAGCGCGGAACTGCGCGCCAGCCGGCATGAGCGCGCCACTGGCCGCTACCATCTGGACTTCATGCACGCCGACACCGGCCAGCCGTTCAAGCACGTAACGGACGGCCTGGTGCTGGCCACCGGCTACGCCCCGCGCATCCCCGCCTGCGTCAACCCCATCAGCGACCGGATCGCCTGGGATGAAGGGGGCGGCTACCGCATCGCCCACAACTACGCCATCGACCGCACCGGCACGGAGATCTTCGTGCAGAACACCGGGCTGCTCAGCCATGGCGTCACGAATCCCGACCTGGGATTCTGCTGCTACCGCAATTCGCAGATACTGCGCGACCTGACCGGCGTGGAGCACTACGCCATCGAGCCGCGCACCGCACTGCAGGATTTCCGCCCGCCGGCGAACGGCGTGCTGGCGCACCGCCTCGGCATGCCAGAGCCGATGCCCATGATGGACGGCCATCGCGCCGCCACCATCTGATCTTGCGGGGACCCAGCATGCTCACGATGACAGCCACCTTTCTGGGCGAGGTCGTGCGCCAGTCGCGCGACCATTACGACGAGGGCCGCGGGCTCGCGCTACGCCCCCTCCTTCCGGAAACGGACGCGACGCTGTTGCGGCAATGGTTTTCCATGGATTACGCACGCTTCTGGTCCATGCAGCAGCACAGCGAAGATCAGGTGCGCGACTTCTATGAAGCCCTTTGCGGTAGCGGGCACGCCAGCGCCTGGCTCGGCAGCCATGAGGGACAGCCGGCCTTTCTGGTGGAGTGCTACGACCCGGCCCGGGACGAAATCGGCGAACACTACGCGGTGCGGCCCGGCGACCTCGGCATGCATCTTTTCATCGGCCCGCCTCGCTTGCGGATTCCCGGCTTCAGCCGGCAGGTGTTCGCGTTCGTGATGCGCTTCATGTTCGACCGCCTGAACGCCGCGCGCATCGTGGTCGAGCCCGACGCGGACAACACCAAGATCCACACGCTCAATCTGGCCATGGGCTTTACCTACTCAGGCCAGGCCCGTTTCCGAGACAAGACCGCCAGTCTGGCGTTCTGCACACGTACACAGTTCGAACAGGCCCAATACCAGGAGTCGACCCCATGAACCCTCATGCCACCCCCCATCCCGCGCAGGTCGCCAACCATCTGGAGCCGGAAGTCTGGGCCAAGGTCAACCGCCTGCTCGTGCGCAAGGCCATCTCCGAATACACCCACGAAGGACTGCTGCAGCCCGAACATCTGGGCCCTGCGGACACGCCGGGTTTCGACCGCTATCGCCTCGCGCTCGCGGACGGGCGCGTCGAGTACCGCTACGATGCGCAACTGATGGCGATGCGCCACTGGCGCATCCGCGCGGAATCGATCGCCAGGACCACGGCCGGCGCGCCCGCGCCGCTGGATGCCCTGCAGTTCGTGATCGAGATCCGCGACAAGCTGCGCATTCCGGAAGACCGGCTGCCCATCTATCTGGATGAAATCGCCAGCACGCTGCACGGCGCCGCCTACAAGCACACCCGCCCTTGCCTGCCCGCCGCCGAACTCGCGCTGGCCGACTACCAGGCCATCGAAACCTCGATGATCGAGGGCCACCCCAGCTTCGTCGCCAACAACGGCCGCCTGGGTTTCGACGCCGAGGACTACCACGCCTATGCGCCGGAGGCGGCTACCCCGATACGCGTGATGTGGCTGGCGGTGCACAAGGACAACGCGCATTTCGCATGCCTGTCCACCATGGACTACGCCAGCCTGTTGCGCGGCGAGCTGGGCGAGGACGCCGTGGCGCGCCATGCCGCCACGCTGCAAGGCCAGGGTCTGGATCCCGCCGACTACTACCTGATGCCGGCGCACCCCTGGCAGTGGTTCAATAAGCTGTCGCTGGCGTTCGCGCCCTACGTGGCGCAACGCAAGATCGTATGCCTCGGTTACGGTGAAGACGACTATCTGGCGCAGCAATCGATACGCACCTTCTTCAACATCAGCCAGCCGGGCAAGCACTATGTGAAGACCTCGCTGTCGATCCTGAACATGGGTTTCATGCGCGGGCTGTCGCCCTATTACATGTCGGGCACGCCCGCCATCAACGAATACCTCCACGGCCTGATCGCGGCCGACCCCTGGCTGAGCGCCAACGGCTTCACCATCCTGCGCGAGGCCGCCAGCCTGGGATTCCGGAACTACTACTATGAAGCGGCGATTTCCGTCGACACGCCCTACAAGAAGATGTTCTCCGCGCTATGGCGCGAGAATCCGCAGGCGCTGATCAGTCCCGACGAACGGCTGATGACCATGGCCGCTCTGCTGCACGTGGACCCGCAGGGCCAAGCCCTGCTGCCCGCGCTGATCCGCGCTTCCGGGCTGAGCGCCGCCGCGTGGCTGGAACGCTATGTGGACGCCTACCTGACACCGCTGGTGCATTGCTTCTACGCCCACGACCTGGTGTTCATGCCACATGGCGAGAACGTCATCCTGGTGATCCGGGATCATGTGCCGGTGCGCGCCTTCATGAAGGACATCGCCGAGGAATCCTCCATCCTCGACCCGCAGGCCGAGCTGCCCGAGAACGCGCGCCGGCTGGCGGCGGACGTGCCCGAGGAATACAAGCTGCTGACGATCTTCGTCGACGTGTTCGAGGGCTACTTCCGCCATCTTTCCCAGATCCTGGCCGACACCGGCCTCATGCAGGAAGACGATTTCTGGGAGCTGGTCGCAGGCCGCATTGCCGCCTACCAGCAGGCGCATCCGCAACGGCTGGAAAAATACCGCCGCTACGACCTGTACGCGCCGGACATGATCCACTCGTGCCTGAACCGCCTGCAGCTCGCCAACAACCTGCAGATGGTCAATCTGGCCGATCCCATCGGCAGTTTCCAGATGGCGCCCAGGCTGCCCAACCCCGTGGCGCCTTACCGGCCGCAATGGCTGGACCGGACCGCCGACGCCGATGCCGCGCAGGCCCTTGCGTGACCCGCGAACTGGACGATCTGCTCGCGCTGGCGGGCCGCCTGACGCCCGGCCTGGATGGCCGCGTGGGTCCCCCGGCCGCGCCCGGCATCCGTCCCGGCGGGAGCAACGCCGATGCCATTGCAAGCTTGCGCGACTGGTGGCGCGAGCGCCATCCGGAAGCCGGCCCGCATTACCTGGCGCTGCGCTGCTGGGGCCTGTTGATCTGGCAGCCCGTGTACCTCTGCGTGATCGCCGCGCACCGCAGCGGCATTGTCCCGGATCTGACGCGGCTCAGCCAGCCAGTCGCCAACGGCTTCATTGCCGGCTACACCATGGAACGCCATGAACCCCTGCACGGGGGGCTGGAAGACCGGCTGGACGCGGCCGCCACGCAACTGCGCGAGATCGCCGCCTTGTTCCACCGCGAGCTGGGCGCGGCGCTGCGTCTCAATCCCCGGGCGGCCGCCTGCATGCAGGCCGATTGCGTCCTGTCCGCCCTGTTGGCGGCTCGCGCGGGCGTGAGCGCCGCCGACAACGCCTGGGCCACGGCAGCCGCGGCCGATTGGCTCGCGCGCCTGGGCATCGCGGGCAGCAGCGGCTATCTGAGCTATCAGCGACGGTCGCTGCCGGCCATCGCCGTCGACCGGCAGGTCTGCTGTCACCACTTCCGCCGAAGCGACGGCGACTACTGCAGCACCTGCCCCAAACTGGATATTGCCGAACGCATCGCCCGGATCGACGCCGAAAGCGTCGAGCCCGTCTGACAGACGGCCGGGAGGCGAAAGGCGCAAGGAATCCGACATGACCGACATAGGCCTCCTCGCACACGTGGAGCAGGCGCTCAGTCCGCTGCACGTGCGGGCATACTTCGACGATGGCCTGTTTGCCCGCGAACAGGAAGTGATATTCAAGCGCTCGCCACTCTATGTCGGACACGAGAAGACCGTGCCTGAGCCTGGCGACTGGCGCAGACTGCCGCACGAGGACGGCGGACGCGTCCTCGTGCGCGGCGCCGGCGGCGTGGAACTGATATCCAATGTGTGCCGTCACCGCCAATCGCTGATCCTGGGAGGCGAGACAGGCGCCGTCGCCGGGCCGGGCAAGCCGGCAGGCAATCTGTCGGCCACGGGCGGCAACATCGTCTGCCCGCTGCATCGCTGGACCTATGACAATCGCGGCCAGATCCTGGGCGCGCCGCAATTCCCCAGCACGCCTTGCCTGAACCTGCCGCGGTTTCCCCTGAAGCGCTGCCACGGCCTGCTGTTCGAGGGACCGGGCGACCCGCTGGCGGACCTGGGCGACCTGTTCGCCCGGCCCGAGTTCGACTTCTCGGACTACGTGCTCGACCACGTCGAGGTGCACCAATGCAACTACAACTGGAAGACCTTCATCGAGGTCTATCTGGAGGACTATCACGTCGGGCCGTTCCACCCCGGCCTGGGGCGCTTCGTCACCTGCGAGGACCTGAGCTGGGAATTCGGCAAGCGCCGCAGCCTGCAGCGCGTGGGCGTGCACGACTCCCTGGAGAAGCCCGGATCCGACGTATACCGCGACTGGCACGGCACCCTGATGCGCTACCGGGACGGCTCGCCTCCGGATTTCGGCGCGATCTGGGTGACCTACTTTCCCACCCACATGATCGAGCTTTACCCGCACGTCCTGGTGCTGTCCACGCTCTACCCCAAAAGTCCGCAGGAGACGGTCAACATCGCCGAGTTCTACTATCCCGAGGAAATCGCCCTGTTTGAACGCGAGTTCGTCGAAGCGCAACGCGCGGCCTACATGGAAACGGCGGTCGAGGACGACGAAATCGGCGAGCGCATGGATGCCGGCAGACGTGCGCTGCTGCGGCGCGGCGTGAGCGAGAGCGGTCCGTACCAGTCTCCCATGGAGGACGGCATGCTGCACTTCCACGAGTGGTACCGCAGCACCATGGGCGAACAATTGGGCGATTGCGCCGCGCCCTGAGCGCCACTGCCGGACCCTTAAATTAATGCGAATATATGCTATTCTCATTTAAACCCCGCCGCCTCCCCTGGCCGACGTCCGGGGGGCTCAACCCGCAGCGCGAGTGACGCCATTGAATCCCTCCTTCCCCGCCGTCCGATTCACCGTCGCCGATTTCAACCGCCTGGGCGGCCATAACGGTTTCCACTATCAGTTGCCCGGATTCCAGGCCGCGAGCGCCGATTCTGACACTGTCTGCATCGCCGAAGGCCGCGTCGAGGAACACGCCATCCGCCCCGGCCTGACGCTGGTCATGTCCGATGTGCTGGTGCATCACCACTACGAATCGACCTCCGTCATGACGCCCCGCTTTTCGGCCATCGTCATGCTGCAAGGCCAGGCTCAGGCGCGCGTCGGCCACCACGACGACCTGCCGCTGGTCGCCCAGAGCGGCATCAGCGCGGTCTACGGCGATACGGTCGCCATGACCGGCATCCACCATGCCGGCCAGCGGCTACGCAGCGTCAACCTGTCGCTGTCCGAGCCGGACGCCGCGGACGATGACCCGATCAGCGATCGGATCCGCAAAGCCCTGCGCACGCCCGCCTTCCGGCTGCGGCGCTGGCAGGTGCAGACGCATCTGATGCAATCCATCGAACACCTCTTGGAATGCCGTTGGGACGACCCGCTGCGCGCCATGCTGCGCGAAGGCGTCGGCGCGCAGCTTCTGGCGCATGCGCTGGCTGCGCTGGACCAACAGGAGCCCGAACCCGGCACGCTGTCGCAGCGCGACCGCCAGTTGCTGGAGCGCGTGCGTGAACGGCTGCACAGCGCGCCTGGCGAAGAGCACACGCTGGATGATCTGGCGAAGCTGGCCTGCATGAGTCCCAGCACCCTGCGCGCCAAGTTCCGCGCCGCCTATCAATGCTCCGTGTTCAGCTGGCTGCGCGAGCGCCGGCTGGAGGTCGCCCGCGAGCAACTGGCTCGCGGCTGCAGCGTGCAGCAGGCCGCCCACTGCGTGGGCTATCGGCATGCCACCAATTTCGCCAC includes these proteins:
- a CDS encoding lysine N(6)-hydroxylase/L-ornithine N(5)-oxygenase family protein, whose amino-acid sequence is MNREIHDFAAIGLGPFNLSLACLAAPLSGVRAVFLDKKAGFDWHPGMLIEDSTLQNPFLADLVSLADPRSEYSYLNYCKQTGRIYSYYMRENHYLNRAEYNRYCKWVAARLPNLRFNHDVQSVLHDPDSRAYLVTGQHAVSGERFMVRCRKLVLGLGTQPQLPECCEPRTAPYIHSADYLRHKPQLQRRQGITIVGSGQSAAEVFHDLLRDSAKHAYSLTWITRSPRFFQMENTKLTLELISPDYTDYFHNLPEARRREMLRQQSSLYKGINASLINQIYDLLDEKIRAGDRRYTLLTSAELRASRHERATGRYHLDFMHADTGQPFKHVTDGLVLATGYAPRIPACVNPISDRIAWDEGGGYRIAHNYAIDRTGTEIFVQNTGLLSHGVTNPDLGFCCYRNSQILRDLTGVEHYAIEPRTALQDFRPPANGVLAHRLGMPEPMPMMDGHRAATI
- a CDS encoding GNAT family N-acetyltransferase, translating into MLTMTATFLGEVVRQSRDHYDEGRGLALRPLLPETDATLLRQWFSMDYARFWSMQQHSEDQVRDFYEALCGSGHASAWLGSHEGQPAFLVECYDPARDEIGEHYAVRPGDLGMHLFIGPPRLRIPGFSRQVFAFVMRFMFDRLNAARIVVEPDADNTKIHTLNLAMGFTYSGQARFRDKTASLAFCTRTQFEQAQYQESTP
- a CDS encoding IucA/IucC family protein, with the translated sequence MNPHATPHPAQVANHLEPEVWAKVNRLLVRKAISEYTHEGLLQPEHLGPADTPGFDRYRLALADGRVEYRYDAQLMAMRHWRIRAESIARTTAGAPAPLDALQFVIEIRDKLRIPEDRLPIYLDEIASTLHGAAYKHTRPCLPAAELALADYQAIETSMIEGHPSFVANNGRLGFDAEDYHAYAPEAATPIRVMWLAVHKDNAHFACLSTMDYASLLRGELGEDAVARHAATLQGQGLDPADYYLMPAHPWQWFNKLSLAFAPYVAQRKIVCLGYGEDDYLAQQSIRTFFNISQPGKHYVKTSLSILNMGFMRGLSPYYMSGTPAINEYLHGLIAADPWLSANGFTILREAASLGFRNYYYEAAISVDTPYKKMFSALWRENPQALISPDERLMTMAALLHVDPQGQALLPALIRASGLSAAAWLERYVDAYLTPLVHCFYAHDLVFMPHGENVILVIRDHVPVRAFMKDIAEESSILDPQAELPENARRLAADVPEEYKLLTIFVDVFEGYFRHLSQILADTGLMQEDDFWELVAGRIAAYQQAHPQRLEKYRRYDLYAPDMIHSCLNRLQLANNLQMVNLADPIGSFQMAPRLPNPVAPYRPQWLDRTADADAAQALA
- a CDS encoding siderophore ferric iron reductase, producing the protein MTRELDDLLALAGRLTPGLDGRVGPPAAPGIRPGGSNADAIASLRDWWRERHPEAGPHYLALRCWGLLIWQPVYLCVIAAHRSGIVPDLTRLSQPVANGFIAGYTMERHEPLHGGLEDRLDAAATQLREIAALFHRELGAALRLNPRAAACMQADCVLSALLAARAGVSAADNAWATAAAADWLARLGIAGSSGYLSYQRRSLPAIAVDRQVCCHHFRRSDGDYCSTCPKLDIAERIARIDAESVEPV
- a CDS encoding aromatic ring-hydroxylating oxygenase subunit alpha, whose protein sequence is MTDIGLLAHVEQALSPLHVRAYFDDGLFAREQEVIFKRSPLYVGHEKTVPEPGDWRRLPHEDGGRVLVRGAGGVELISNVCRHRQSLILGGETGAVAGPGKPAGNLSATGGNIVCPLHRWTYDNRGQILGAPQFPSTPCLNLPRFPLKRCHGLLFEGPGDPLADLGDLFARPEFDFSDYVLDHVEVHQCNYNWKTFIEVYLEDYHVGPFHPGLGRFVTCEDLSWEFGKRRSLQRVGVHDSLEKPGSDVYRDWHGTLMRYRDGSPPDFGAIWVTYFPTHMIELYPHVLVLSTLYPKSPQETVNIAEFYYPEEIALFEREFVEAQRAAYMETAVEDDEIGERMDAGRRALLRRGVSESGPYQSPMEDGMLHFHEWYRSTMGEQLGDCAAP
- a CDS encoding helix-turn-helix transcriptional regulator → MTPLNPSFPAVRFTVADFNRLGGHNGFHYQLPGFQAASADSDTVCIAEGRVEEHAIRPGLTLVMSDVLVHHHYESTSVMTPRFSAIVMLQGQAQARVGHHDDLPLVAQSGISAVYGDTVAMTGIHHAGQRLRSVNLSLSEPDAADDDPISDRIRKALRTPAFRLRRWQVQTHLMQSIEHLLECRWDDPLRAMLREGVGAQLLAHALAALDQQEPEPGTLSQRDRQLLERVRERLHSAPGEEHTLDDLAKLACMSPSTLRAKFRAAYQCSVFSWLRERRLEVAREQLARGCSVQQAAHCVGYRHATNFATAFRERYGVAPSELN